A window of Micromonospora sp. WMMC415 genomic DNA:
CTCGCCGTGCGCCCAGGTCTCCATGATCCGCGCGGTGACCATCGACGCGGGGGACATCCCGGTGCCGTACCAGGGCAGCTTCTCGCCGGGTGGTGCGGCGGCGAGCGCGGCGGCGAGCGCCGCCCGGCCGGCCCGCCAGCGGGGCAGCAGCTCGTCCGGCGGCGCGAGGAACTCCTCGGCGCCGACGTCGACCAGCCGGGCCGGGTCCGGTGCCGTGGTGACCGAGGCGAAGAACGCGTCGACATCCGTCGCGGCGAGCAGGGCGACGTGATCCGTCCAGGCCAGGTGTGCGATCTGGTGGCCGATCGTCCAGCCCGGCGCGGGCGTCGGGCTGGCCCAGTCGCCGGCGGACAGCGGGGCGACGAGGGAGTCCACGTCAGCTGACTCGGCGGCCAGGTCCGTCAGCAGGTCCGTGAGGTTGACCATGGTGCCCTCCGGGGGTGTCGGCGGTGATCGGTGCGGGGTGGGGTCGGATGCGGCTCGGCGGGAGAGGGGCGCCGTTGCCTTGGGGTCAGAGGGCGAGCAGGTGGGTGAGCTGTCGTTTCCAGGTGGCGAGGAGCGCGGTGC
This region includes:
- a CDS encoding TIGR03084 family metal-binding protein, whose protein sequence is MVNLTDLLTDLAAESADVDSLVAPLSAGDWASPTPAPGWTIGHQIAHLAWTDHVALLAATDVDAFFASVTTAPDPARLVDVGAEEFLAPPDELLPRWRAGRAALAAALAAAPPGEKLPWYGTGMSPASMVTARIMETWAHGEDVADALGVTRPATARLRHVAYLGFRTLRHSFAAHGHEVPTAPVRVELAAPDGATWSYGPEDAADRVTGPARDFCLLVTQRRHRADLALTATGPVADAWLDVAQAFAGPPGAGREPLSTRDTTVSEVTA